In one window of Primulina tabacum isolate GXHZ01 chromosome 8, ASM2559414v2, whole genome shotgun sequence DNA:
- the LOC142554249 gene encoding uncharacterized protein LOC142554249, with amino-acid sequence MRVKKQKRHRRAVRFYTACYGFREPFKILCDGTFVHHLLANGITPADTALANILGANVKIFTTRCVIAELRSLGESFSYSVNAARNLITARCDHEKRKNAAACMTEVIGENNSEHFCHGSAQL; translated from the exons ATGAGGGTGAAAAAGCAGAAGCGACATCGAAGAGCTGTGAGATTCTACACGGCTTGCTATGGATTCCGAGAGCCGTTCAAAATCCTTTGTGATGGGACCTTTGTGCACCATCTTCTGGCGAATGGAATCACTCCCGCTGATACTGCATTGGCCAATATTCTTGGCGCTAATGTCAAAATATTCACTACCAG ATGTGTTATTGCAGAGTTGAGAAGCCTTGGTGAATCATTTTCTTATTCTGTTAATGCTGCCCGAAACCTGATAACTGCAAG ATGTGACCATGAGAAGAGAAAAAATGCTGCAGCATGCATGACGGAAGTTATTGGAGAAAACAACTCCGAGCACTTTTGTCACGGCTCAGCCCAGTTGTGA